Proteins encoded in a region of the Haloarcula sp. CBA1129 genome:
- the nadA gene encoding quinolinate synthase NadA — translation METAAFETDLSLFKYDNLEQLPPEYRDLETAERTERIESALDELGDDVVILGHNYQRQEIVEHADFIGDSYQLSKEAAQSDADYVIFGGVTFMAESADIITDDDQSVILPSMEASCPMAGMAEALQVDAAWAELTAALDDDEEIIPITYMNSYADLKAFCAEQGGLVCTSSNAHKAFEYAFEKGDKVLFLPDKHLGENTAHRLDMADETVEWDPWDAEGTDAAEAVENDVILWEGYCQVHERFREHHIESIREDHPDANVIVHPECRREVVEAADVSGSTSTICESVAEADPGETWAIGTEIHLTHHLQRWHPEVNVVPLCGDACMDCNAMRQIDPNYLAWVLEELVEGRERNVVEVAPEEKELAQVAMDRMLEI, via the coding sequence ATGGAAACCGCCGCGTTCGAGACGGACCTCAGCCTCTTCAAGTACGACAACCTCGAGCAGCTCCCGCCGGAGTATCGGGATCTTGAGACAGCCGAACGGACCGAGCGCATCGAGAGCGCGCTCGACGAACTCGGCGACGACGTGGTCATTCTCGGCCACAACTACCAGCGTCAGGAAATCGTCGAACACGCCGACTTCATCGGCGATTCCTACCAACTCTCCAAAGAAGCCGCCCAGTCCGACGCTGACTACGTAATCTTCGGCGGTGTGACGTTCATGGCCGAGTCGGCGGACATCATCACGGACGACGACCAGTCCGTGATTCTCCCGTCGATGGAGGCGTCCTGCCCGATGGCCGGGATGGCCGAAGCCCTGCAGGTCGACGCCGCGTGGGCGGAGTTGACCGCGGCGCTCGACGACGACGAAGAGATAATCCCCATCACGTACATGAACAGCTACGCCGACCTGAAGGCGTTCTGTGCCGAGCAGGGCGGCCTCGTCTGTACGTCCTCCAACGCGCACAAGGCCTTCGAGTACGCCTTCGAAAAGGGCGACAAGGTCCTCTTTCTGCCCGATAAACACCTCGGCGAGAACACCGCCCACCGACTCGACATGGCCGACGAGACGGTCGAGTGGGACCCCTGGGATGCCGAGGGGACCGACGCCGCCGAGGCCGTCGAAAACGACGTGATACTCTGGGAAGGGTACTGTCAGGTCCACGAGCGGTTCCGCGAACACCACATCGAGTCCATCCGTGAGGACCACCCCGACGCGAACGTCATCGTCCATCCCGAGTGTCGCCGCGAGGTCGTCGAAGCCGCAGACGTGTCCGGCTCTACGTCGACCATCTGCGAGTCCGTTGCCGAGGCCGACCCCGGCGAGACGTGGGCTATCGGTACCGAGATTCACCTCACGCATCACCTTCAGCGGTGGCATCCCGAGGTGAACGTCGTGCCGCTGTGTGGCGACGCCTGCATGGACTGCAACGCGATGCGCCAGATCGACCCGAACTACCTCGCATGGGTGCTAGAGGAACTGGTCGAGGGCCGCGAGCGAAACGTCGTCGAGGTCGCGCCCGAGGAGAAGGAGCTGGCACAGGTCGCGATGGACCGGATGCTGGAGATCTAA
- a CDS encoding L-aspartate oxidase: MTDDPSTTDVLVIGSGIAGLAAALSAAREGADVTLATKATRPEGSSSWWAQGGIAVSRDTPEEFKQDIMAASDGTADPDAVDVLVENANEAVEDVLLETLDVEFDQNGSGHDFTREAAHSEDRILHVDASTGKHIHVPFLNYLDDHDDVEILDDTAALELVRHEGRVHGAMLESDGEVEPYFAGSVVLATGGIGDLYPRTTNPDNTTGDGIGMAALAGAEVEDMEYVQFHPTACVSEPQSGSDGGGGTAGAGDVAFLVSEAVRGEGGLLRNGDGERFMPDYHADAELAPRDVVARAVKAEREATGEVTLDVSPLDFAAEFPDLAERCEEYDIDWTEGIPVAPAEHFLCGGVSVDDRGRTTLDRLYAVGECSRTGVHGANRLASTSLLEGLVWGLRAGEDAAGAKSEPIEAPELLERDPDLPERFARDKFQRLTRVMDENVGVERDPADLQRAMAVLRRLKGEVDAYVRTRTSRSLYELRHASVTALLVARHAAENEESVGTHNLVDASEDPPESTAD, from the coding sequence ATGACAGACGACCCGAGTACGACCGACGTGCTGGTCATCGGCTCTGGCATCGCCGGGCTGGCGGCGGCCCTGTCCGCGGCCCGTGAAGGTGCCGACGTGACGCTCGCTACGAAGGCGACCCGCCCGGAAGGGTCCTCTTCATGGTGGGCTCAGGGCGGCATCGCCGTCTCCCGAGATACGCCCGAAGAGTTCAAACAGGACATCATGGCCGCCTCCGACGGCACCGCCGACCCCGACGCCGTCGACGTGCTGGTCGAGAACGCCAACGAAGCTGTCGAGGACGTGCTGCTGGAGACGCTAGACGTGGAGTTTGACCAGAACGGGTCTGGCCACGACTTCACCCGCGAGGCCGCCCACAGCGAGGACCGCATCCTCCACGTCGACGCCTCGACGGGCAAACACATCCACGTCCCCTTCCTGAACTATCTCGACGACCACGACGACGTGGAGATTCTGGACGACACCGCCGCGCTCGAACTCGTCCGCCATGAGGGTCGCGTCCACGGCGCGATGCTCGAATCCGATGGCGAGGTCGAGCCGTATTTCGCCGGCAGCGTCGTGCTGGCGACCGGCGGCATCGGCGACCTCTACCCGCGGACGACGAACCCCGACAACACGACCGGCGACGGCATCGGGATGGCCGCACTCGCTGGGGCCGAGGTCGAGGACATGGAGTACGTGCAGTTCCACCCGACGGCGTGTGTTAGCGAGCCGCAAAGCGGCTCGGACGGAGGCGGTGGAACCGCCGGAGCGGGCGATGTCGCCTTCCTCGTCAGCGAGGCCGTTCGCGGCGAGGGCGGTCTGCTGCGCAACGGCGACGGCGAGCGCTTCATGCCCGACTACCACGCGGACGCCGAACTCGCGCCCCGTGACGTGGTCGCCCGGGCGGTCAAAGCCGAGCGGGAAGCGACCGGTGAGGTCACGCTGGACGTCTCCCCGCTCGATTTCGCCGCCGAGTTCCCCGACCTCGCGGAGCGCTGTGAGGAGTACGACATCGACTGGACCGAGGGCATCCCGGTCGCCCCCGCCGAACACTTCCTCTGTGGCGGCGTCAGCGTCGACGACCGCGGCCGGACGACGCTGGACCGCCTCTACGCGGTCGGCGAGTGCTCCCGGACCGGCGTCCACGGCGCGAACCGCCTCGCCAGCACCTCTCTGCTGGAGGGGCTGGTCTGGGGCCTGCGCGCCGGCGAGGACGCCGCCGGAGCCAAGTCGGAGCCAATCGAAGCGCCGGAGTTGCTGGAACGGGACCCAGACCTGCCCGAGCGGTTCGCCCGCGACAAATTCCAGCGGCTGACTCGCGTGATGGACGAGAACGTCGGCGTCGAGCGCGACCCGGCCGACCTCCAGCGCGCGATGGCCGTCCTCCGCCGGCTCAAGGGCGAAGTGGACGCCTACGTCCGCACCCGGACCAGCCGGTCGCTGTACGAACTCCGCCACGCCAGCGTCACCGCGCTGCTGGTCGCGCGCCACGCCGCGGAAAACGAGGAAAGCGTTGGCACGCACAATCTCGTGGACGCGAGCGAGGACCCGCCGGAGTCCACAGCCGACTGA
- the nadC gene encoding carboxylating nicotinate-nucleotide diphosphorylase, translating into MLTDSDIERWLREDVGHHDVTNDVPGETTGRLVAKESGVVAGLDAAAAVFEYLDCAVETPVDAGDRIDAGDVVLRVAGPAQSALRGERVAVNVTGHASGVATKTRAAVDAAASADSPPEIAGTRKTTPGLRGIEKRAVAAGGGDTHRLDLSHMVMVKDNHVAEMGLVDAVEQFRERASFATKLDVEVETPEDAPRAAEAGADIVLLDNMTPAETERAVELVAASEASALTEASGGITVEDVPAYAETGVDIISMGSLTHSASTLDFSFRTG; encoded by the coding sequence ATGCTCACCGACAGCGACATCGAGCGATGGCTCCGCGAGGACGTGGGCCACCACGACGTGACCAACGACGTGCCCGGTGAGACGACGGGGCGGCTGGTCGCCAAGGAGTCGGGCGTCGTCGCCGGCCTCGACGCGGCCGCCGCCGTCTTCGAGTACCTCGACTGCGCCGTCGAGACGCCGGTCGACGCCGGGGACCGAATCGACGCCGGCGACGTAGTGTTGCGTGTTGCGGGACCCGCACAGTCCGCGCTCCGGGGCGAGCGCGTCGCGGTGAACGTCACCGGCCACGCCTCCGGTGTCGCCACGAAGACTCGCGCGGCCGTCGACGCCGCGGCCTCGGCCGACTCTCCGCCAGAGATCGCCGGCACGCGCAAGACCACGCCCGGCCTTCGCGGCATCGAGAAGCGAGCGGTGGCGGCCGGCGGCGGCGACACCCACCGGTTGGACCTCTCGCACATGGTGATGGTCAAGGACAACCACGTCGCCGAGATGGGGCTCGTCGACGCCGTCGAGCAGTTCCGAGAACGCGCCTCGTTCGCGACGAAGCTCGACGTGGAGGTCGAGACGCCCGAGGACGCGCCGCGGGCCGCCGAAGCGGGGGCAGACATCGTCCTGCTGGACAACATGACCCCCGCCGAGACCGAGCGGGCCGTCGAACTCGTGGCGGCGTCCGAGGCTAGCGCGCTCACCGAGGCCAGCGGCGGTATTACCGTTGAGGACGTACCGGCCTACGCCGAAACGGGCGTGGACATCATCTCGATGGGGTCGCTGACCCACTCCGCATCGACGCTCGATTTCTCATTCCGAACGGGCTGA
- a CDS encoding pyridoxamine 5'-phosphate oxidase family protein encodes MTVTELEDYGMLQMDGEDIDKTLERKSVGVLGVPTDSAPLLRPLGFWYDGESALYFVYVLGADSQKVTASDHADIAQFLVYDIETTFNWRSVLLTGTIERVPDDERAAIEERIDTSWKPDLFERAAESEATALYRFRIDDRTGIKQLELPPELRTESSTRGPD; translated from the coding sequence ATGACAGTTACTGAACTGGAAGACTACGGGATGCTCCAGATGGACGGCGAGGACATCGACAAGACCCTCGAACGGAAGAGCGTCGGCGTGCTCGGCGTCCCGACCGACTCCGCGCCGCTGTTGCGCCCGCTCGGTTTCTGGTACGACGGCGAGTCCGCGCTCTACTTCGTGTACGTTCTCGGTGCCGACAGCCAGAAAGTGACGGCGAGCGACCACGCGGACATCGCCCAGTTTCTCGTCTACGACATCGAAACGACGTTCAACTGGCGCAGCGTCCTGCTGACGGGGACCATCGAGCGAGTTCCCGACGACGAACGCGCGGCAATCGAAGAACGGATAGACACCTCGTGGAAGCCCGACCTGTTCGAACGGGCTGCCGAGTCGGAGGCCACAGCGCTGTATCGGTTCCGAATCGACGACCGGACCGGCATCAAGCAGCTCGAACTCCCGCCCGAACTCAGAACCGAATCTTCGACGCGTGGGCCGGACTGA
- a CDS encoding GNAT family N-acetyltransferase, which translates to MPSPTDLELGGDRANVYRFVERNGPVAPADVAEAVGVDPEQFQHHLSILKRDDLIETTEDGKLTVALHHGETAEHYEAGVSYEIRPSRPSDLSGVVGTIRAVTSEEPYVIAAGVAEQLAYENTLVRWGPHRCRIVFVATVDDDVVGWVHVAMSEVDELASTAELTLGVIETYRRHGIGSHLLHRGVEWAASRGCRKVYNSLPATNERAIDFLKEADWTAEAVRTDHYEIRGELVDEVMLARRLD; encoded by the coding sequence ATGCCGTCCCCAACAGACCTCGAACTCGGTGGTGACCGGGCCAACGTGTATCGGTTCGTGGAGCGAAACGGACCTGTCGCGCCCGCTGACGTGGCCGAAGCCGTCGGCGTCGACCCCGAACAGTTCCAGCACCACCTCTCGATTCTCAAACGGGACGACCTTATCGAGACCACTGAGGACGGAAAGCTCACTGTCGCACTCCATCACGGTGAGACGGCCGAACACTACGAGGCCGGCGTCAGCTACGAGATACGGCCCTCCCGGCCATCGGATCTCTCAGGCGTCGTCGGGACGATACGGGCGGTCACCAGCGAGGAGCCGTATGTCATTGCGGCTGGCGTCGCCGAGCAACTGGCCTACGAGAACACGCTCGTCCGCTGGGGCCCCCACCGCTGTCGCATCGTGTTCGTCGCCACTGTCGACGACGATGTTGTCGGCTGGGTCCACGTCGCCATGTCTGAGGTGGACGAACTCGCATCGACGGCCGAACTCACGCTCGGTGTGATAGAGACGTACCGCCGCCACGGGATCGGCAGTCACCTGCTCCACCGCGGGGTCGAATGGGCCGCGAGCCGTGGCTGTCGGAAGGTGTACAACAGTCTGCCGGCGACGAACGAGCGAGCAATCGACTTCCTAAAGGAGGCCGATTGGACGGCCGAGGCTGTTCGCACAGACCACTACGAAATCCGCGGGGAACTGGTCGACGAAGTGATGCTGGCCCGTCGGCTGGACTGA
- a CDS encoding RNA 2'-phosphotransferase, with amino-acid sequence MPDAVHRCPEDGFFEGDTCPVCDGPGVHVLDGARRRQLSKFVSGALRHFPEDAGIELDEAGWTAFDSLRAAVERTYDWADNEALAGVVATDPKGRFERTGISDEAGAAAADGRVRAAYGHSVDVSLDTTDNPVPTTLYHGTAPRNAKSIREGGLKPMNRQTVHLSDSVTAAREVGRRHADNPVVFVVDAAAMRADNRRVVKRGTETYTTDRVPPQYLSLLDE; translated from the coding sequence ATGCCAGACGCGGTCCATCGCTGTCCCGAGGACGGTTTCTTCGAGGGCGACACCTGCCCGGTCTGTGACGGCCCCGGCGTCCACGTTCTCGACGGCGCACGGCGGCGACAGCTTTCGAAGTTCGTCTCGGGAGCGCTCAGACACTTTCCCGAAGACGCAGGCATCGAGTTAGACGAAGCGGGGTGGACGGCGTTTGATTCCCTCCGCGCCGCAGTCGAGCGAACGTACGACTGGGCCGACAACGAGGCATTAGCGGGTGTCGTCGCCACGGACCCGAAAGGGCGGTTCGAGCGGACCGGGATCAGTGACGAGGCGGGTGCAGCGGCCGCCGACGGACGCGTTCGGGCAGCTTACGGCCATTCCGTCGACGTGTCTCTCGACACGACCGACAATCCAGTCCCGACGACACTGTATCACGGGACCGCCCCGCGAAACGCCAAGTCGATACGCGAGGGGGGACTGAAGCCGATGAACCGCCAGACGGTCCACCTCTCGGACTCCGTCACGGCGGCCCGCGAGGTAGGCCGTCGCCACGCTGACAATCCCGTCGTGTTCGTCGTCGACGCCGCGGCGATGCGGGCCGACAATCGCCGGGTCGTCAAACGGGGGACCGAGACGTACACGACCGACCGCGTGCCGCCGCAGTATCTCTCACTGCTGGACGAGTAG
- the gpmI gene encoding 2,3-bisphosphoglycerate-independent phosphoglycerate mutase has translation MDVGLIILDGWGLNPDDGVRDAVAAADTPNFDRYRDAGAASTLATHGRRVGLPEGQMGNSEVGHLNIGAGRVVKQDSARVSDSIARSRGESRPDDSAQDPPFFENETVLSAFEYAEEHGGRVHFMGLVSDGGVHSYQDHLHALIELASERGTDAVSHAFTDGRDTSPTGGEDYLADLEAHAEAHGTGHVATVCGRYYAMDRDENWERTRRAYDAIVHREGDHHAADAVTAATESYARDTTDEFIEPTTVGDHAGLEDGDAVIFFNFRSDRARQLTRMLGDIRPEDWGADTEPPDTRLVTMTQYDETFDLPVAFPPNQPEDVLGEVLSEAGKTQIRLAETEKYPHVTYFLNGGREIAFDGESRKIVDSPDVATYDMQPEMSAPELADTAIESIETEDPDAMVLNFANSDMVGHTGDFDAAVTAVEAVDEQLGRLVAAIQAAGGHALICADHGNADDMGTVEDPHTAHTTNPVPFIYLAADGTASGRSARDGGTLADLAPTMLMLMGIDQPGAMTGTPLIE, from the coding sequence ATGGACGTCGGACTCATCATCTTAGACGGGTGGGGCCTGAACCCGGACGACGGTGTCCGGGATGCCGTCGCCGCCGCCGACACGCCGAACTTCGACCGTTACCGAGACGCAGGCGCAGCGTCGACGCTTGCGACCCACGGCCGCCGGGTCGGTCTCCCGGAGGGCCAGATGGGCAACTCCGAAGTCGGCCACCTCAACATCGGGGCCGGCCGCGTCGTCAAGCAGGACTCCGCCCGCGTCAGCGACAGCATCGCTCGCTCGCGGGGCGAATCCCGGCCCGACGACAGCGCGCAGGACCCGCCATTCTTCGAGAACGAGACGGTTCTGTCGGCCTTCGAATACGCCGAGGAACACGGCGGACGCGTCCACTTCATGGGGCTGGTCTCCGATGGCGGTGTCCACTCCTATCAGGACCACCTTCACGCGCTCATCGAACTCGCCAGCGAGCGCGGGACTGATGCCGTCTCCCACGCCTTCACCGACGGCCGCGACACCTCGCCGACCGGCGGCGAGGACTATCTCGCCGACCTCGAAGCCCACGCCGAGGCACACGGTACGGGCCACGTAGCCACTGTCTGCGGCCGGTACTACGCGATGGACCGCGACGAGAACTGGGAGCGCACCCGCCGGGCATACGACGCCATCGTCCACCGCGAGGGCGACCACCACGCCGCCGACGCCGTTACGGCGGCCACCGAATCCTACGCCCGTGACACCACCGACGAGTTCATCGAACCGACGACCGTCGGCGACCACGCCGGCCTCGAAGACGGCGACGCGGTGATTTTCTTCAATTTCCGGTCGGACCGCGCCCGGCAACTCACTCGTATGCTCGGCGACATCCGGCCGGAGGACTGGGGGGCTGACACCGAGCCGCCGGACACCCGACTGGTGACGATGACGCAGTACGACGAGACGTTCGACCTCCCCGTGGCGTTCCCGCCGAACCAGCCCGAGGACGTGCTCGGCGAGGTGCTTTCGGAAGCCGGAAAGACCCAGATTCGGCTGGCCGAGACGGAGAAATACCCCCACGTCACCTACTTCCTGAACGGCGGCCGCGAAATCGCCTTCGACGGCGAGAGCCGCAAAATCGTCGACAGCCCCGACGTGGCGACTTACGATATGCAACCGGAGATGAGCGCGCCGGAACTGGCCGATACCGCCATCGAATCCATCGAGACCGAGGACCCCGACGCGATGGTCCTGAACTTCGCGAACTCGGATATGGTCGGCCACACCGGCGACTTCGACGCGGCCGTGACAGCTGTCGAGGCCGTCGATGAGCAGTTGGGCCGACTCGTAGCGGCCATTCAAGCCGCCGGCGGCCACGCCCTCATCTGTGCCGACCACGGCAACGCTGACGACATGGGGACCGTCGAGGACCCTCACACGGCCCACACGACCAACCCCGTCCCGTTCATCTACCTCGCCGCCGACGGGACCGCCAGCGGTCGGTCCGCTCGCGACGGCGGGACACTAGCCGACCTCGCGCCGACGATGCTCATGCTCATGGGAATCGACCAGCCGGGGGCGATGACCGGGACACCGCTTATCGAGTAG
- a CDS encoding DNA double-strand break repair nuclease NurA: MTLDPVHVDGIAKLAGQVRETVETSDQEAAAEAVWDGFLDPLWQDGTKILEPLDEQRRRKVPIEDIALADPPFPTQHGLDSGTINPTTFKNGLVLDVAQAAMGSVPSDVELHRGRTIIMAVHSNDATLGFDGDWQGGDRGYAKRRVLDVPQVDRYEQRVVHALALYLAESQHALTNAEMVEDLFILDGPIYPTGVLRWADRDTELADLLAEDDRPKTVVNNYVDLVERFVERDVPMVGFIKNSSTKALTRALRRKTNAPWVNDTAFFRRILERHDDEGETLTDCLTATNWFRSRAGTDGIMAADGDALGIERSLDPEAYEVTFFVLYDPRSDLVFRVEAPYAFTKEPDRRAKLTQQILHDVAKEQGPPLAIGKADELAKIDRQGSEELTRRIERTFETDREREYNDIRWGAVEESF; encoded by the coding sequence ATGACGCTGGACCCGGTCCACGTCGACGGCATCGCCAAACTCGCTGGGCAGGTACGCGAGACCGTCGAAACGAGCGATCAGGAGGCGGCCGCCGAGGCGGTGTGGGACGGCTTCCTCGACCCACTGTGGCAGGACGGGACGAAGATTCTGGAGCCGCTGGACGAGCAGCGCCGCCGGAAGGTCCCTATCGAGGACATCGCGCTGGCGGACCCGCCGTTTCCGACCCAGCACGGCCTAGACTCGGGTACCATCAACCCCACGACGTTCAAGAACGGGCTGGTGCTGGACGTGGCACAAGCGGCGATGGGCAGCGTCCCGTCGGACGTCGAACTCCACCGTGGCCGGACCATTATCATGGCCGTCCATTCGAACGACGCGACGCTGGGATTCGATGGCGACTGGCAGGGCGGGGACCGCGGCTACGCCAAGCGGCGCGTCCTCGACGTACCACAGGTCGACCGCTACGAGCAGCGAGTCGTGCACGCGCTGGCGCTGTACCTTGCCGAGAGCCAGCACGCGCTGACAAACGCCGAGATGGTCGAGGACCTGTTCATCCTCGACGGGCCGATCTACCCGACCGGTGTGCTCCGCTGGGCCGACCGCGACACCGAACTGGCCGACCTGCTCGCGGAGGACGACCGCCCCAAGACGGTGGTGAACAACTACGTCGACCTCGTCGAGCGGTTCGTCGAGCGGGACGTGCCGATGGTGGGATTCATCAAGAACTCATCGACGAAGGCACTCACCCGGGCGCTACGGCGCAAGACCAACGCTCCGTGGGTGAACGACACCGCCTTTTTCCGCCGAATTCTGGAGCGCCACGACGACGAGGGCGAGACGCTGACCGACTGCCTGACCGCGACGAACTGGTTCCGCTCGCGGGCCGGCACCGACGGCATCATGGCCGCCGACGGCGACGCGCTGGGCATCGAGCGGTCGCTCGACCCCGAGGCCTACGAAGTGACGTTTTTCGTGCTCTACGACCCCCGGTCCGACCTCGTGTTCCGCGTCGAGGCCCCCTATGCCTTCACCAAGGAACCGGACCGCCGGGCCAAACTCACCCAGCAGATACTCCACGACGTGGCCAAAGAGCAGGGGCCGCCGCTAGCTATCGGAAAGGCCGACGAACTGGCGAAGATCGACCGACAGGGGAGCGAAGAGCTCACCCGCCGCATCGAGCGGACGTTCGAGACCGACCGCGAGCGGGAGTACAACGACATCCGGTGGGGAGCCGTCGAGGAATCGTTCTGA
- a CDS encoding winged helix-turn-helix domain-containing protein, producing the protein MAEDLSPTEVFALLDDEYARALLAATSHRPMTATELSNDCDMSLSTVYRRLDALEDCGLVAARTQLADDGHHPDVYEAQMDELTVCLTDGRFDVSLSVESSTHEFADALVDLWEGL; encoded by the coding sequence GTGGCCGAGGACCTGTCCCCGACCGAGGTGTTCGCCCTCCTCGATGACGAATACGCTCGCGCGCTCCTTGCAGCCACGAGTCACAGACCGATGACAGCAACTGAACTCAGCAACGACTGCGATATGTCCCTCTCGACCGTGTACCGCCGCCTCGACGCCCTCGAAGACTGTGGCCTCGTCGCCGCTCGAACGCAGCTCGCGGACGATGGCCATCACCCGGACGTGTACGAGGCACAGATGGACGAACTCACCGTGTGTCTTACCGACGGGAGATTCGATGTCAGCCTCTCCGTGGAGTCGTCGACACACGAGTTCGCCGACGCGCTGGTCGACCTCTGGGAGGGACTCTGA
- a CDS encoding endonuclease/exonuclease/phosphatase family protein codes for MNATRVMSFNVRYDTAGDGADGWPHRRRLVAGIIRYHSPDVIGVQEAMAHQLRELEVLLDGYEWVGDPRDSVDAGGEHTAIGYRTDRFDCTATNTFWLSEQPAEPSSVGWDAAYPRVATWARLRDCDTDEDLLCLNTHLDHQGADARVEGIELVLDHLDSAARDAHAVLMGDFNCVVGEPAYKRADGHELPDGRRLVDARDTATITHGPTTSRTDFHDLLPEMGIDHVFVSEDVGVDTRAVIADRDDDHYGSDHLPIVVDFDS; via the coding sequence ATGAATGCGACGCGGGTGATGTCTTTCAATGTGCGGTACGACACCGCCGGGGATGGGGCAGACGGGTGGCCCCACAGGCGGCGGCTGGTCGCGGGAATCATCCGGTATCACAGCCCGGACGTGATCGGGGTGCAGGAGGCGATGGCCCACCAGCTCCGGGAGCTAGAGGTGCTGCTTGACGGCTACGAATGGGTCGGTGACCCGCGTGACTCCGTTGACGCCGGCGGGGAGCACACGGCCATCGGCTACCGGACCGACCGCTTCGACTGTACGGCCACGAACACGTTCTGGCTCTCCGAACAGCCCGCCGAGCCGAGCAGCGTCGGCTGGGACGCCGCCTACCCCCGTGTGGCGACTTGGGCGCGCCTCCGTGACTGCGACACCGACGAGGACCTGCTGTGCCTGAACACGCATCTGGACCATCAGGGGGCTGACGCGCGTGTCGAGGGTATCGAACTGGTGCTCGACCATCTCGATTCTGCCGCCCGGGATGCCCATGCAGTGTTGATGGGTGACTTCAATTGCGTCGTCGGCGAGCCGGCCTACAAGCGCGCTGACGGACACGAACTCCCGGACGGCCGCAGGCTCGTCGACGCCCGAGACACAGCGACTATTACCCACGGTCCGACGACGAGCCGAACGGACTTCCACGACCTGCTCCCGGAGATGGGTATCGACCACGTCTTCGTCAGTGAGGACGTAGGCGTCGACACCAGAGCGGTCATCGCCGACCGCGACGACGACCACTACGGCTCCGACCACCTGCCTATCGTCGTCGACTTCGACTCCTGA